A single window of Archangium gephyra DNA harbors:
- a CDS encoding PLP-dependent aminotransferase family protein: protein MPELRGRNGPLYRAIADALSEDIDAGRLSPGTRLPTHRELAERVGVTVGTVTRAYAEAEKRGLVSGEVGRGTYVRDREVPVHMPSPVDLAHDDSPVELGINAPATPEGDPASQALRRSLEELGRTQRLTELLAYQPAAGTTAHRVAGAAWASRFGLQAKPEQVVVCAGGHHAMEVALAALTKPGDTLATEALTYPGVKVLARRFQLRLQSVAMDAQGLVPEAFEAACRVGVKLLYTQPTCHNPTGVVQPEARRRRIAEVARKYGVLVLEDDAYGLLPESRPPPLASFLPEASYFIAGVSKLLTPGLRMGYLVAPARARGERLAEEVGLASLMTTPLMAEVLARWVEDGTADELVVRQRQEVGERLALVRGLLGRELPRAALAPLYHLWLGLPEGRRSEEFVAQARRNGVSVSSAELFTAGPGPVPAAVRVCIGAPRTRAQLERGLKRLREVLDAGPEPLAAIV, encoded by the coding sequence ATGCCGGAGCTTCGAGGACGCAATGGCCCCCTGTACCGGGCCATCGCGGACGCTCTCTCGGAGGACATTGACGCGGGGCGTCTGAGTCCGGGGACCCGGCTGCCCACGCACCGGGAGCTGGCCGAGCGCGTGGGCGTCACGGTGGGCACGGTGACGCGCGCGTACGCCGAGGCGGAGAAGCGGGGCCTGGTGAGCGGCGAGGTGGGGCGGGGCACGTACGTGAGGGACCGCGAGGTGCCCGTGCACATGCCCTCGCCCGTGGACCTGGCGCATGACGACTCGCCCGTGGAGCTTGGCATCAACGCCCCGGCGACACCCGAGGGTGACCCGGCCAGCCAGGCGCTGCGCCGCTCGCTGGAGGAGCTGGGACGGACGCAGCGGTTGACGGAGCTGCTGGCCTACCAGCCGGCCGCGGGCACCACGGCGCACCGCGTCGCGGGAGCGGCGTGGGCCTCGCGCTTCGGGCTGCAGGCCAAGCCGGAGCAGGTGGTGGTGTGCGCGGGCGGGCACCATGCCATGGAGGTGGCGCTGGCGGCGCTCACCAAGCCGGGGGACACGCTGGCCACCGAGGCGCTCACCTACCCGGGCGTGAAGGTGCTGGCGCGGCGCTTCCAGCTGCGGCTGCAGAGCGTGGCCATGGACGCGCAGGGGCTGGTGCCCGAGGCCTTCGAGGCGGCGTGCCGGGTGGGCGTGAAGCTGCTCTACACCCAGCCCACGTGCCACAACCCGACGGGGGTGGTGCAGCCGGAGGCGCGGCGGCGGCGAATCGCCGAGGTGGCGCGCAAGTACGGGGTGCTGGTGCTGGAGGACGACGCGTACGGGCTGCTGCCGGAGAGCCGGCCGCCCCCGCTGGCGAGCTTCCTGCCCGAGGCGAGCTACTTCATCGCCGGGGTGTCCAAGCTGCTCACCCCGGGGCTGCGGATGGGCTACCTGGTGGCGCCGGCGCGGGCGCGGGGCGAGCGGCTGGCCGAGGAGGTGGGGCTGGCCTCGCTGATGACGACGCCGCTGATGGCGGAGGTGCTGGCGCGCTGGGTGGAGGACGGGACGGCGGATGAGCTGGTGGTGCGCCAGCGGCAGGAGGTGGGCGAGCGGCTGGCGCTGGTGCGCGGGCTGCTCGGGCGCGAGCTGCCGAGGGCGGCGCTGGCACCGCTCTACCACCTGTGGCTGGGCCTGCCCGAGGGCCGGCGCAGCGAGGAGTTCGTGGCGCAGGCGCGGCGCAACGGGGTGTCGGTGTCGTCGGCGGAGCTGTTCACCGCGGGGCCGGGGCCGGTGCCGGCGGCGGTGCGGGTGTGCATCGGCGCCCCGCGCACGCGCGCGCAGCTGGAGCGGGGCTTGAAGCGGCTGCGCGAGGTGCTCGACGCCGGACCCGAGCCCCTCGCCGCCATCGTCTGA
- a CDS encoding branched-chain amino acid aminotransferase, whose protein sequence is MLPIEVQRAPTLKPKPSSEGLGFGKYFTDHMFRMDYSPERGWHQARILPHGPLGLDPGAAVLHYAQAVFDGSKVFRGKDGQLRAFRIDDHCKRLHSSAERLAMAPVPPELAREAIEALVKVEADWVPNAPGTALYVRPTVIASEAFLGVRPADKYIFFVILSPVGSYFSGGAEPVRIWVEQQATRAAKGGLGGAKAAANYAAGLQASMEAKKRGYAQVLWLDAAEHRYIEEVGTMNLFVRIGDEVITPPLEGTFLPGITRESALQLMRDWGMKVSERKLAVDEMREAHKKGELREVFGTGTAAVISPVGALGFREGQLVIGDGKVGEVSQRLYDTLTGIQYGTQPDRHGWMTVIK, encoded by the coding sequence ATGTTGCCCATCGAGGTCCAGCGCGCCCCCACCCTGAAGCCCAAGCCCTCGTCCGAGGGGCTCGGCTTCGGCAAGTACTTCACCGACCACATGTTCCGCATGGACTACTCGCCGGAACGTGGGTGGCACCAGGCGCGGATCCTCCCGCATGGGCCGCTGGGGTTGGACCCGGGCGCGGCGGTGCTGCACTACGCGCAGGCGGTGTTCGACGGCTCCAAGGTGTTCCGCGGCAAGGACGGACAGCTGCGCGCCTTCCGGATCGATGACCACTGCAAGCGCCTGCACTCGAGCGCCGAGCGGCTGGCCATGGCGCCGGTGCCGCCGGAGCTGGCGCGCGAGGCGATTGAAGCGCTGGTGAAGGTGGAGGCGGACTGGGTGCCCAATGCCCCGGGCACGGCGCTGTACGTGCGGCCGACGGTGATCGCCTCGGAGGCGTTCCTCGGGGTGAGGCCGGCGGACAAGTACATCTTCTTCGTCATCCTCAGCCCGGTGGGCAGCTACTTCTCCGGTGGCGCCGAGCCGGTGCGCATCTGGGTGGAGCAGCAGGCCACGCGCGCGGCGAAGGGCGGCCTGGGTGGCGCGAAGGCGGCGGCCAACTACGCGGCGGGCCTGCAGGCCTCGATGGAGGCCAAGAAGCGGGGCTACGCCCAGGTGCTGTGGCTGGACGCGGCCGAGCACCGCTACATCGAGGAGGTGGGCACGATGAACCTCTTCGTGCGCATCGGCGATGAGGTGATCACCCCGCCGCTGGAGGGCACGTTCCTGCCGGGGATTACGCGCGAGAGCGCGCTGCAGCTGATGCGCGACTGGGGCATGAAGGTCAGCGAGCGCAAGCTGGCGGTGGACGAGATGCGCGAGGCGCACAAGAAGGGCGAGCTGCGCGAGGTGTTCGGCACGGGCACGGCGGCGGTGATCTCGCCGGTGGGCGCGCTGGGCTTCCGCGAGGGCCAGCTGGTGATTGGCGATGGCAAGGTGGGCGAGGTGTCGCAGCGCCTGTACGACACGCTCACCGGCATCCAGTACGGCACGCAGCCGGACCGCCACGGCTGGATGACGGTCATCAAGTAG
- a CDS encoding carbohydrate-binding protein: protein MKSRLALLLCLLAAPAFAAGTYPVYGINFYGAGAENSIKNGKGMYSLEMIYTRAYTNPAGERARLQNIVNAGFKVILRLDYDVGYTVPPNWDWNGRYDFAMKSRQIAQDLGDLVEVFVIGNEPLVNPSTAPTAQWYSYIFNAYDSNCVYDKIKEVRPAAKVALAAPGGWPGADMQSFFDSVLATVDKDASGLPQIDAFALHAYSGASTSSDTTTEDPRYADVNDFGVFRIYARKIYEKFGTAVKPIYITETNTYWYFGAWATNPRNSDVSYRADWMKEAYQAIDEWNKSNDQKIDALLWYVYQHCGQGCSDQYENSLVRTDNALLNRARQDFAWVTANTHITPGFAGSTLRFQAENYSNSDTGNGMGVTNGVSGTDYADSDAGNTGGAYRKENVDIAVLPDWSGFFVGWTAPGEWLRYETLSGGYTYKLRFRYARGASGTSAVRLLVDGVARGGTVSLTGTPNASGQYDWNTYRTQDGTTTFTLPKGFHELKLVFDTGSVNIDWFELVRV from the coding sequence ATGAAAAGCAGGCTGGCGCTGTTGCTGTGCCTTCTCGCCGCTCCCGCGTTCGCGGCGGGCACCTACCCGGTGTACGGCATCAACTTCTACGGAGCGGGTGCCGAGAACAGCATCAAGAATGGCAAGGGGATGTACTCGCTGGAGATGATCTACACCCGCGCGTACACCAACCCGGCGGGCGAGCGCGCGAGGCTGCAGAACATCGTCAACGCGGGCTTCAAGGTCATCCTGCGGCTGGACTACGACGTGGGCTACACCGTGCCGCCCAACTGGGACTGGAACGGCCGCTATGACTTCGCGATGAAGTCGCGGCAGATCGCCCAGGACCTGGGGGACCTCGTCGAGGTCTTCGTCATCGGCAACGAGCCGCTCGTCAACCCGAGCACCGCTCCCACCGCGCAGTGGTACTCGTACATCTTCAACGCCTACGACTCCAACTGCGTCTACGACAAGATCAAGGAGGTCCGTCCGGCGGCGAAGGTGGCCCTCGCCGCGCCGGGTGGCTGGCCTGGCGCGGACATGCAGAGCTTCTTCGACTCCGTGCTGGCCACCGTGGACAAGGACGCCAGTGGCCTTCCGCAGATCGACGCCTTCGCGCTGCACGCCTACAGCGGCGCCAGCACCTCGTCGGACACCACCACCGAGGATCCGCGCTACGCGGATGTGAATGACTTCGGCGTGTTCCGCATCTACGCGCGGAAGATCTACGAGAAGTTCGGCACCGCGGTGAAGCCCATCTACATCACCGAGACGAACACCTACTGGTACTTCGGCGCGTGGGCCACCAACCCGAGGAACTCGGACGTCAGCTACCGCGCCGACTGGATGAAGGAGGCCTACCAGGCCATCGACGAGTGGAACAAGTCGAACGATCAGAAGATCGACGCGCTGCTCTGGTACGTGTACCAGCACTGCGGTCAGGGGTGCTCGGACCAGTACGAGAACTCGCTGGTGCGCACGGACAACGCCCTGCTCAACCGCGCGCGGCAGGATTTCGCGTGGGTGACGGCCAACACCCACATCACCCCGGGCTTCGCGGGCTCCACGCTGCGCTTCCAGGCCGAGAACTACAGCAACAGCGACACCGGCAACGGCATGGGCGTGACCAACGGCGTGTCCGGCACCGACTACGCCGACAGCGACGCGGGCAACACCGGCGGCGCCTACCGCAAGGAGAACGTGGACATCGCCGTGCTGCCCGACTGGAGCGGCTTCTTCGTGGGCTGGACGGCCCCGGGCGAGTGGCTGCGCTACGAGACGCTCTCGGGCGGCTACACGTACAAGCTGCGCTTCCGCTACGCGCGGGGCGCCTCGGGCACGAGCGCGGTGCGCCTGCTCGTCGACGGCGTCGCGCGCGGCGGCACCGTCTCCCTGACGGGCACCCCCAACGCGAGCGGCCAGTACGACTGGAACACCTACAGGACCCAGGACGGCACCACGACGTTCACCCTCCCCAAGGGCTTCCACGAGCTCAAACTCGTGTTCGACACGGGCTCGGTGAACATCGACTGGTTCGAGCTGGTGCGCGTCTGA
- a CDS encoding enoyl-CoA hydratase/isomerase family protein, with amino-acid sequence MTTDVLLERRGPVGLVTLNRPKALNALDLGMIRALHPALEAWAKDSQVKAVVIRGAGGRAFCAGGDVRAVALSLGSPAPEGQEPLSRAFFHEEYRLNHLIHHYPKPYVALVDGISMGGGLGLSVHGSHRVVTERLVLAMPETAIGLFPDVGGGWFLPRFPGEAGTYLGLTGSRCNAADAMWLGYGTQHVTHDKLEAVVEALAAADWSTGEARAVATRVLNGFTSEPGTSPLSANADSIDRCFAKDSVEDILAALEAEGTPWAQETRATLGRMSPTSLKVTLRQLRRCRGKPYDETVTVEYRLSQHVTALPDFREGIRAVLVDKDNKPTWNPPTLAGVRESDVEACFAPLGARDLVFP; translated from the coding sequence ATGACCACGGATGTGCTGCTGGAGAGGCGCGGGCCGGTGGGCCTGGTGACGCTCAACCGCCCCAAGGCGCTCAACGCGCTGGACCTGGGGATGATTCGCGCGCTGCACCCGGCGCTCGAGGCCTGGGCGAAGGACAGCCAGGTGAAGGCGGTGGTGATTCGCGGCGCCGGGGGCCGGGCCTTCTGTGCCGGGGGTGACGTGCGCGCCGTGGCCCTCTCGCTGGGCTCGCCCGCGCCCGAGGGACAGGAGCCGCTCTCGCGCGCCTTCTTCCACGAGGAGTACCGGCTCAACCACCTCATCCACCACTACCCCAAGCCGTATGTGGCGCTCGTGGACGGCATCAGCATGGGCGGAGGGCTGGGGCTGTCGGTGCACGGCTCGCACCGCGTCGTCACCGAGCGGCTGGTGCTGGCCATGCCGGAGACGGCGATTGGCCTCTTTCCCGACGTGGGCGGCGGCTGGTTCCTCCCGCGCTTCCCGGGCGAGGCGGGTACGTACCTGGGGCTCACGGGCAGCCGGTGCAACGCCGCGGATGCGATGTGGCTCGGGTACGGGACGCAGCATGTGACGCACGACAAGTTGGAGGCCGTGGTGGAGGCGCTCGCGGCGGCGGACTGGAGCACGGGCGAGGCACGCGCGGTGGCCACACGGGTGCTGAATGGCTTCACGTCCGAGCCGGGGACTTCACCCCTGAGCGCGAATGCGGACAGCATCGACCGGTGCTTCGCGAAGGACAGCGTGGAGGACATCCTCGCGGCGCTGGAGGCCGAGGGCACACCGTGGGCCCAGGAGACGCGGGCCACACTGGGGCGCATGTCGCCCACGAGCCTGAAGGTGACGCTGCGCCAGCTGCGGCGGTGCCGGGGTAAGCCGTACGACGAGACCGTGACGGTGGAGTACCGGCTGAGCCAGCACGTCACCGCGCTGCCGGACTTCCGCGAGGGCATCCGCGCGGTGCTCGTGGACAAGGACAACAAGCCCACGTGGAACCCGCCCACGCTCGCCGGGGTGCGCGAGTCCGACGTGGAGGCGTGCTTCGCGCCGCTCGGCGCGCGGGACCTGGTGTTTCCCTGA